A region of the Leeuwenhoekiella sp. MAR_2009_132 genome:
CCCGTCTATAGGAGCTGTAATAACGGTATAATCAAGACTGAGTTGAGCAGCATCTACCATTGCCTGAGCACTTTTTACATTTGCTTCAGCAACTGTTACCTGCTTTTTAGTAACATCTGTTTGCGAGTATGCAGCAGAGTTCTGACTTTGTAAAGCTTTTTGCTGATTCTTTAAAATAGAAAGATTTGCTTCAGCTTCCTGCATCGCAGCCTGAGCCTGCTCAAATTGTTGTGTGGTTATACTTTTGTTTTCGTAAAGGTTTTTATACCTGTTGAAGTCATTAGTCGCACGACCTAATTGAATCTTCGCAGTTTCAATACTTCCTCTTGATGACGATACCTGTGCACTTGAAGCAGAAGCATTAGCCTGTGAAGAACCTATTGTAGATTCTGCTATGCCTACCTGGCTTTGAGCGGCGGCAAGTTGTGCTTGTGCTTGTTCTAATTTTACAGTGTAATCTCGTTGATCAATAACAAGAATGGTGTCTCCTTTCTTTACAAATTGATTATCTGTCACGTAGATCTTCTCAACATAACCTCCTACGTGTGGTATTATTGAATTCATATTAGCTTCAACCTGAGCATCGTCTGTTTCTTCATGAGAAAGCGAGTGTATAAACTTAATTGTACCGTATGTTACACCTATTACCAGTAAAACTGAGATAATAGCAATAAACTTTTTGTTGGTTTTTTTCTTTTGTTCCATTTTATTTAGCAGAATTAATTTTTAGAAAATTGATTGGTAAGCACACCTTCAGCACTTAGTAATTCGTAATATTTTTGGGTAATATCTGCCTTTGCGTAAGCTAGATTTATTCGGGTTTGCAGTTGTTGTACATCTGCTTCCAACAGATCGTTAGTATCAGAAAGACCATTGTCGTATTTGTCTTTAACAATACGGTAGTTTTCTACTGCTTGCTCTTCAGAAACTTTATAAACTTCAAGCGTATTTAATGCCAGATTATATTCTTCTAAAGCATTTTTTGCATTTACTTCGGCCTTAGAAGTCGCTAAATCAAATTTGTAGCTTAGTTCCTCTGCTTTAGTTTGTGCTAATTTTACTTCGGCTTTTGATTTAAAAAGTGATGATAGATCGTAAGATATACCCACTCCTACATTCATCGCGTTGGTTACAGTTAGGGCGTTATTGATATCTAATGCCGTGTAACCACCCAGAAGTGCAACCGAAGG
Encoded here:
- a CDS encoding HlyD family secretion protein: MEQKKKTNKKFIAIISVLLVIGVTYGTIKFIHSLSHEETDDAQVEANMNSIIPHVGGYVEKIYVTDNQFVKKGDTILVIDQRDYTVKLEQAQAQLAAAQSQVGIAESTIGSSQANASASSAQVSSSRGSIETAKIQLGRATNDFNRYKNLYENKSITTQQFEQAQAAMQEAEANLSILKNQQKALQSQNSAAYSQTDVTKKQVTVAEANVKSAQAMVDAAQLSLDYTVITAPIDGQLSAVEIQRGQFVQPGQALFYLVNTTDKWVVANFKETQLSDMKVGQKVGIEIDAYPDEEFEGVITNFSPATGARFSLLPPDNATGNFVKTVQRLPVKIDFTTNNDTEKLARLRTGMNANVDVHLK